The DNA segment TCAAAGACAAGGACATGGAGGAATATAGTAAAGCTTCTATTACCCAAAAGGAGGCTGTTGAAAACCTAGCTGACGCGGCCACTGACATGGCCGAGGCCCTGTGGGAGCTTCAGGACAACGAGGTCAAGTGGCAGGAACTCCGGGCAAAATCTGCACCGTAGTACGTGTTTTATCGAGAATCATAAAAATCCGACTCTATCCGGGCTGTGTATTAATTGCTCACGCCGTGGAAACCATGGATTTGTCAGACGAAGGCGTGAAAAAGGGGATTGGGTAGCTGGGTTCAGGAAAACGGGCGGGAGTCTATTTTTTTCTAAACAGGACCTGCACCTTTTCCCTTACCTCCGGCATATAAAACACTATCGCACGGTCGCCGGCATCTAATACACAGTCCCCGTAAGGCAGTATCATTGAACCGTTCTTGATAACTGAGCCCAGTATTGACCCCTTTGGGAACGAAACGTCGCTGAGCTTCTTACCAACTATTCTGGAGCCGTTCCCGGCTATCATTTCCGTCGCCTCCGCCTCCGTCGTGTCAAACAGTTTAACCGCTCCTACAATCGGGCCGCGGGCTATGTATTGCAGGATTGAGCTCACGGTGATAAGACGGGGGTTGATTACGACGTCTATGCCTATGGAATCGAAGACGGGGACGTAGTCCGGTTCATGTGTTATGACGACTGTTTTTTTCGCGTACCGTTTTTTCGCCAGAAGACATGCGAGGATATTGTCCTGTTCATTCTCAGAGGCCCCAATAAAAAAGTCCACAGGCTCAATGGTGGCCTGTTTCAGGATCTCGGTCTCGGTTGCGTGGCCATGGAGCACGGTCGCATTGACCAGCTCTGACGCGGCCGCCTGTGCCTTATCTTCGTCCGGCTCTATGAGTACCACATTCTCGGCGGTTTTCTCCAGCGCCCGGGCCAGCCGCAGTCCGATGCGGGATGCTCCGTAGATAACGAACCCCTGGGTCTCTACGGTACGCCGGTTAACCATGGGAAGGAAGTATGGCAGACCGGCCCTGGCCAGCAGCACCAGGATGTTGTCGTCCGGGCATATTTCAATCTCCCCGGAGGGAATTATCGTGTCTTCTTTTCTCTGTATCGCGACAATCAGGAATGAGTCTGTGTCGCCGGCTTCCCTTAGCTCCTCAATCCTTTTGCCCACAATCGGCGCGTCGGCCGGTACGTGAAAGCCGCGGAACAATATGTCGGACTCAACGAAATCCGCCACGTACGTGGCACCCGGCGTCTCCATCGCCTTCAACACTGAATCGACGGTGATGGGTATGGGGTTTATCATCCGGTCAATGAAAAACTGATTCTTTTTCAGAATGGAATCTTCTCTGGTGAACTCCTCGTTCCGAAGCCTTGCTATCTTGCTCTCAACGCCGTACCAGTAGGCAAGCAGGCATACAGTGAGGTTTGCCTCGTCACTGTCAGTGACGGCCAGCACCATGTCTACCTCTTTGATGCCCGCGTCCTCCAGGACGCTTGGCGAGTTACCGTTGCCGTGTACACATAGGACGTCCAGTGTCTCGGTCATCTTGCGGTAAATGTGCGGGTCACTTTCCACGATGGAGATGGTGTTGCCCTCCAGGGAAAGTTGTTTGGCAAGATTGAAACCTACTGCCCCGGCGCCTACGATGAGTATCTTCATGGATTATCTTTAGGGAACGATGGAGGTTTCCGACCTGCCTCTTTGAGCGTGCGCTTCGCGCGTACTGTTTTCGGCAAGCTCCAAGAACTGTCTTTTGATGTGGGGTCCCCCCATCCCTGGGTCCTCCAACTGGAACTCATCTATTAACTTCTGCGTCTTTGTATATTGGCCCTGCTCATAGAGCGTGTACACAACATCCAGCCGGCCCTTCCACCACGTCTGGGCTAGCTCGGGCTGTTCCTCCATCAGGCGGGAGTAGAGTTCCAGTACGCGGCCGTATTGCCTTAACTCTTTCAAACACTCAGCCAGAGCGACAATTATGACCAAATCCTGAGACTTATATTCTGTCAACAAGAAATCATACTGCTCAACGGCCTTTTGCCAATCCCTTTGCTGTTGATAAGCAATAGCCAGTCTCAACCTTCTCCCATGCATTTCGTTTTTGTGTGCCTCGGAAGCGGAGAACTTGTCGATCTGCTTCTCCAGTACCTGGCTCGCCCTGTTATAGTCGGAGCGATCGTAAAAGGTATCTGCCAGATACTTCATGGCCTCGTATGATTGTACGTCGATAGACATCAAGGCGTTTGCGGCCTGTTCGGCTACTCTCTTATCGGCGTCTTCCATTGCCTGCACAAGGGGTTCTATCGCCCTCTCTTCCCCAATCTGGCCCAGCGCAGCTGCCGCAGATTCCCTGACGCGCGGGCTGTCCTTGGAGAGCAGCTCTATCAGAGGTTCTACGGCCTCGCTGCTCCCTATACTTCCGAGGCTGTCGGCCGCATACCACCGCACTCTTTCTTCCGGGTCCCTCAGGCTGTTAATCAGAGGGGTAACGGCCGCCGGGTTATTTATCCTTCCGAGCGCTATGGTTGCGACCTCTCTAACCTTTGCTTCCTTGCTAACCAGTAGTTCTGAGATGGGCGCTACGGCCTCGACACTCCCAATCTGGCCCAGTGCCTCTGTTGCCGCTATCTTTATAGAGATTGTATTTTCTTTCAGAAGAATCATCAGTGCTTCCGCGACGTCCCTGCCCTCAAAGTTCGCCAGGGCGAGGGCGGCACTTTCCCTTACAGAAACGTCTGTGTCATTGAGCGCGTCCAGCAGGGGTCTTACCGCACTTTCATCACCCAACTCGCCTAAAGACTGCGCGGCGGCCATCCTCACGTCCTTTTCGCTGTCATCTGCCAGTACGCCTGTTAAGGCTGCTACAGCCGCTGGATTGTTAAATCCTGCCAGCACCTTCGCGGCGGCAACTCTGACCTGTGGATACTCACTGTTCAGGGCCTCGATGAGGGGCTTTTCGTCCTTATTTTCTGTTGCCTTTTTTAAGAGCGCCAGGGTCTTCTCGGAGAGTTCTTTCTCTACCACGGTGTTTTTCTGCTGCAGTTGTTCATTAGCCACCTCAAGTTTTGTTACGATATCCCTCAGCCATTGCTCTCGCGTCTTATTCTGGTTTGCCGCCCACCAGTCCTCCCACTCCGAGGAGTTTCTGCCAAAGGACTTACCGGAGATGTAGCTCAGGGCCGTTGCCGTAGCATCCTGAAGTTCTTCATCCTCCGTACCACTCAACACGGAAACCAGGGGTTCTACCGCCTGCTGTTCCATTGTCTGGCCCAAGGCCTGGGCCAGCAGGACCCTTGACTTCTGTGGGAAGCCGGGGTTCATCAGGTTCGCCGACATCCTGTCGATAGCCTTGGACGTGTGCAGATTCCCCAGGGCCTCACAGGCACTTAGTGCTATTTCCGGGTCATCGTCCTGAAGCAGGTTTATTAGCGGTCCTACGGCCCTGTCGTCTCCCTTGAAACCGAAGGCCTTGATTACCGAAATAAGGGCTTCTTTCTCCGGAACGGCGGTTTTACCGTTCTTCTGACCCGGTGCGTTCGCCTCAGGATATCTGTTTAGTATATTAAGCAAGGGTTTCTGCGCCCTGTGGTCGTCGAGCCCTAACAGGGATATGGCGGCCAGACTACGGATGGCAGGGTCAACTGAGTATAGTTGCTTCGTCCATTTATCAATATCGATGTCTGACGAGGAGACCAATGATGTGGCTGGAGACTCTTCCCCTAACAGGAGACTTGAATGGCTGCCTAATGCAGTTAGAAAGAGCCAGAATAGTGTAAGTGTGAGTGTAAGTGTGAGTACCTTATTCATTTAATCTATCTGCGACGCTCTTGACTTCACCAAGCCAGCGTCAACCGCATCGTAGCAAAACAAACATTCATGGTCAATACCAATATAAACTTCTTTGACGTGCGCATGGTAAAGCTTGACCAATAGACTGCCACAAGCTTAACTTGTTTTGCCTTAAGAACTTCGAAAAGTTGAATGGAACTACAGGCGTAAATATGATAAAGTTACATGTTCACTTGTACTACGGTATGTTTCGTTCCCCGTATGGGCAGACGATGAGAAAACTTAAGATAGCAGCGGTACCTTACCTTAACGCAAAACCTATTATCCACGGGCTGGAGACGTCCGGCGACAGGGTGGAGTTATTCTTCGACGTGCCGTCCAAGCTGCCACGGATGTTAGAGGAAGGGCGGGCGGATGTCGCCCTAATCCCCGCGATAGAATGTCTCAGGAGAAATGGACTCACTGCCCTCCCGGGTGTCAGCATCTCCTCCAGGGGTTCGGTGGAGAGCGTCAGATTGTTTTTAAGAAAAGGTTGTACCATAGGCGACGTGGGGACTGTGGCACTCGACAAATCCTCCCGCACGTCGGTTGCGCTTACCAGGGTCATTCTCAAGGAGAGATTTGGTCTCAGCCCGTTATATCTTTCCTGGCGAGGAGATTCCAGCTTGAGAGACGCACAGGCTGACGCGGTACTGCTCATCGGGGACAACGCTATGCGGGTGCACGACGGGCTGCCGTCGCTTGACCTTGGCTCAGAGTGGGATAAACTCACCGGGCTGCCGTTTGTTTACGCGCT comes from the Candidatus Bathyanammoxibius amoris genome and includes:
- the trkA gene encoding Trk system potassium transporter TrkA, translating into MKILIVGAGAVGFNLAKQLSLEGNTISIVESDPHIYRKMTETLDVLCVHGNGNSPSVLEDAGIKEVDMVLAVTDSDEANLTVCLLAYWYGVESKIARLRNEEFTREDSILKKNQFFIDRMINPIPITVDSVLKAMETPGATYVADFVESDILFRGFHVPADAPIVGKRIEELREAGDTDSFLIVAIQRKEDTIIPSGEIEICPDDNILVLLARAGLPYFLPMVNRRTVETQGFVIYGASRIGLRLARALEKTAENVVLIEPDEDKAQAAASELVNATVLHGHATETEILKQATIEPVDFFIGASENEQDNILACLLAKKRYAKKTVVITHEPDYVPVFDSIGIDVVINPRLITVSSILQYIARGPIVGAVKLFDTTEAEATEMIAGNGSRIVGKKLSDVSFPKGSILGSVIKNGSMILPYGDCVLDAGDRAIVFYMPEVREKVQVLFRKK
- a CDS encoding HEAT repeat domain-containing protein; translation: MNKVLTLTLTLTLFWLFLTALGSHSSLLLGEESPATSLVSSSDIDIDKWTKQLYSVDPAIRSLAAISLLGLDDHRAQKPLLNILNRYPEANAPGQKNGKTAVPEKEALISVIKAFGFKGDDRAVGPLINLLQDDDPEIALSACEALGNLHTSKAIDRMSANLMNPGFPQKSRVLLAQALGQTMEQQAVEPLVSVLSGTEDEELQDATATALSYISGKSFGRNSSEWEDWWAANQNKTREQWLRDIVTKLEVANEQLQQKNTVVEKELSEKTLALLKKATENKDEKPLIEALNSEYPQVRVAAAKVLAGFNNPAAVAALTGVLADDSEKDVRMAAAQSLGELGDESAVRPLLDALNDTDVSVRESAALALANFEGRDVAEALMILLKENTISIKIAATEALGQIGSVEAVAPISELLVSKEAKVREVATIALGRINNPAAVTPLINSLRDPEERVRWYAADSLGSIGSSEAVEPLIELLSKDSPRVRESAAAALGQIGEERAIEPLVQAMEDADKRVAEQAANALMSIDVQSYEAMKYLADTFYDRSDYNRASQVLEKQIDKFSASEAHKNEMHGRRLRLAIAYQQQRDWQKAVEQYDFLLTEYKSQDLVIIVALAECLKELRQYGRVLELYSRLMEEQPELAQTWWKGRLDVVYTLYEQGQYTKTQKLIDEFQLEDPGMGGPHIKRQFLELAENSTREAHAQRGRSETSIVP
- a CDS encoding menaquinone biosynthesis protein codes for the protein MRKLKIAAVPYLNAKPIIHGLETSGDRVELFFDVPSKLPRMLEEGRADVALIPAIECLRRNGLTALPGVSISSRGSVESVRLFLRKGCTIGDVGTVALDKSSRTSVALTRVILKERFGLSPLYLSWRGDSSLRDAQADAVLLIGDNAMRVHDGLPSLDLGSEWDKLTGLPFVYALWASASPEVLEEAAPLLQDAKARGLEDIRAIALKESDRLGLEPETCIRYLTRCIYYDLGQQELEGLGRFHDYALKMGLVPDGVRLELYDGRNVREGALKRAD